A genomic stretch from Deinococcus cellulosilyticus NBRC 106333 = KACC 11606 includes:
- the ddrC gene encoding DNA damage response protein DdrC — translation MKLGLDPQHPQPIKLGKTSVRRNRHGQFHALDALGALGLEQNAETLEHLQGEYHLTLRYTDFGEGKEAVITGDDFTKLLFVLDNPEAKRLRQKSQDIYRRYLEGDILLASEVAERSPHPEDRRWLAARLDNMESRKRFMSTVAKHGGEGDIYRQVSSVSNQSVLKMNSTEFKKKRKVKNTRDGLTPMELIRLSYLETVTAKDLEEKGLKGNDAILKTHRRNAETEQQMWEKIRQQQEEKVRKAQ, via the coding sequence ATGAAGCTAGGTCTTGATCCGCAACATCCGCAACCCATCAAACTTGGCAAAACTTCAGTCAGGCGCAACCGTCATGGACAATTTCATGCGCTGGACGCGCTGGGTGCGCTGGGTCTCGAACAGAACGCTGAAACTTTAGAACACCTCCAGGGTGAGTACCACCTCACCCTGCGTTACACCGATTTCGGTGAGGGCAAAGAAGCCGTCATCACCGGAGATGACTTCACCAAACTGCTTTTCGTGCTGGACAATCCAGAAGCAAAACGCCTGCGCCAGAAATCCCAGGACATCTACCGCCGTTATCTGGAGGGAGACATCCTGCTCGCCTCCGAAGTGGCGGAACGCTCTCCCCACCCTGAGGACCGCAGGTGGCTTGCTGCAAGACTCGACAACATGGAATCCCGCAAGCGTTTCATGTCCACTGTGGCCAAACATGGCGGCGAAGGAGACATCTACCGCCAGGTCAGCAGTGTGTCCAACCAGAGCGTTTTAAAGATGAACTCCACCGAATTCAAGAAAAAGCGCAAGGTGAAAAACACCCGCGACGGCCTCACCCCGATGGAACTGATTCGCCTGAGCTACCTGGAAACCGTGACCGCAAAGGACCTCGAAGAAAAAGGCCTGAAAGGCAACGACGCCATCCTGAAGACCCACAGACGCAACGCCGAAACAGAGCAGCAGATGTGGGAAAAGATCCGGCAGCAGCAGGAAGAGAAAGTCAGAAAAGCCCAGTAA
- a CDS encoding chromate transporter, with translation MPEPLLMFLVFARLGLVSFGAGNLAEMERQLVDVHHWITAEQFLHGYTLGQFAPGPNVLAVYFYGYAHLGLLGGLCALAGFFVPSAVVAALCSRLWKKLGHHPWLRALRNALLPFGGGVLLAILLVLYQGAITGILPFVIAALAFVGLMRLKLNPAVVVLAGAVVGVVLGL, from the coding sequence ATGCCTGAGCCTCTGTTGATGTTTCTGGTTTTCGCAAGGCTGGGCCTGGTCTCTTTTGGGGCAGGCAACCTTGCCGAAATGGAACGGCAACTGGTGGACGTGCACCACTGGATCACTGCAGAGCAATTCCTGCATGGATACACGCTGGGCCAGTTTGCTCCCGGGCCAAATGTGCTGGCCGTCTATTTTTATGGGTATGCTCACCTGGGTCTGCTTGGAGGGCTTTGCGCTCTGGCAGGATTTTTTGTGCCTTCTGCAGTGGTTGCAGCCCTTTGCTCCAGGTTGTGGAAAAAGCTCGGGCACCATCCCTGGCTGAGGGCCTTGCGCAATGCCCTGCTGCCTTTTGGAGGGGGCGTGCTGCTTGCCATTCTGCTGGTGCTGTATCAGGGGGCCATCACAGGCATTCTGCCTTTTGTGATTGCAGCACTGGCTTTTGTGGGGCTCATGCGTTTGAAGCTCAATCCAGCGGTGGTGGTTCTGGCAGGCGCTGTGGTGGGGGTGGTTCTGGGGTTGTGA
- a CDS encoding chromate transporter yields the protein MTPDHASQAELRPASPLQLLGMFLYVGVTSLGGGLGAHIYTAIKRRGWTDDATYSEAFTLAQLLPGSNAGNLAAFLGMRLCGKLGSVVSVLGLLIPGSVVIALLTLFYFQHGSVLPGLVSSALKGASAAAFAVMVSAALPILKTGSLIKAGPWLILLTFVLLGLLRMDILLVLVTVLPIGLLVHRPRRESEDA from the coding sequence ATGACACCCGATCATGCATCCCAGGCTGAACTCAGGCCTGCATCTCCCCTGCAACTCCTTGGCATGTTTCTCTATGTGGGCGTCACCTCACTGGGAGGAGGTCTGGGGGCCCACATCTACACCGCCATTAAACGAAGGGGCTGGACTGATGATGCCACCTACAGCGAAGCCTTCACCCTGGCACAGCTTCTTCCGGGTTCCAATGCAGGAAATCTGGCGGCCTTTCTGGGCATGCGACTTTGTGGAAAACTTGGTTCTGTGGTGTCCGTACTGGGCCTGCTGATTCCAGGCTCGGTGGTGATTGCCCTGCTGACCCTGTTTTACTTCCAGCATGGTTCGGTGCTTCCTGGGTTGGTGAGCAGTGCCCTGAAAGGGGCTTCTGCTGCAGCTTTCGCGGTGATGGTGAGTGCAGCCCTTCCCATCCTGAAAACCGGGTCTTTGATCAAGGCCGGTCCCTGGCTGATCCTGCTGACTTTTGTGCTCCTGGGGCTCCTGAGAATGGACATCCTGCTGGTGCTTGTCACTGTGCTGCCCATAGGCCTCCTGGTCCACAGGCCCAGACGGGAATCAGAAGATGCCTGA
- a CDS encoding KOW motif-containing protein: protein MTSVHTKFQVGDEVRIIQGRFQGYEGKIQDYDPLSNEYLVVYGDERRSHAGQYRAEELSPMHTEVGHLPLQEAKCCNSCLFYRQLSYIEKLDLEDNPREEQCTHPFMTDLQGQAFWVRDDRNFGCLLHQRML, encoded by the coding sequence ATGACCAGCGTCCACACAAAATTTCAGGTTGGTGATGAAGTCAGGATCATCCAGGGACGGTTTCAGGGCTACGAGGGCAAAATCCAGGACTACGATCCCCTGAGCAATGAGTACCTGGTGGTTTACGGAGATGAACGCCGTTCCCATGCCGGACAGTACCGGGCAGAAGAACTCAGTCCCATGCACACCGAAGTGGGCCATCTCCCCCTTCAGGAAGCGAAATGCTGCAACTCCTGTCTGTTTTACCGGCAACTGTCCTACATCGAGAAACTGGATCTGGAAGACAATCCCAGAGAGGAACAGTGCACCCACCCTTTCATGACCGACCTGCAAGGACAGGCCTTCTGGGTCAGGGATGACAGGAACTTTGGGTGTTTGCTCCACCAACGCATGCTCTGA
- a CDS encoding sensor histidine kinase translates to MLIPKRSLRLQVMLGFALACVAGLLAFGLLVNNLTVRSYQKTVQQNEFNRFVEAALRYHQEVGSWEGLARRPEGPGGPRHPVPPRHIGVVDAEGQVVSNMDEFPLGSTPDVKASSLRKELVVNGQLIGTVFHDSSSDEDSWGKNAEALVATSTRTLIYSGAIGLVLSLLFGAYISGQLIRPLERLTLAAGSLKFGRQQEKVPVTSEDEVGTLTVAFNEMSEQLVKAEQQRRQMIADIAHDLGTPLTVASGYVQSMHQGKLAATRERLDVVYDELLLLQNLVDDLRLLSLADAGMLTLHRDFTPPGALMQTVQKAFAFRAEKQNIRLTLQLDDALPEVNLDVERMRQVLGNLVNNALHYTPEGGEIRLMARKVEGGVMLQVQDTGVGIPAEKLPFIFERFYRVDETRSPENGGGSGLGLAIARSIVELHGGKISAQSVLRQGTTINIEIPDG, encoded by the coding sequence ATGTTGATCCCGAAACGTTCCCTGAGGCTCCAGGTGATGCTGGGATTTGCACTGGCCTGCGTGGCCGGACTGCTGGCTTTCGGGCTGCTGGTCAACAACCTGACTGTCAGGTCCTACCAGAAAACCGTTCAACAAAATGAATTCAACCGTTTTGTGGAAGCGGCCCTGCGTTACCATCAGGAAGTGGGCAGCTGGGAAGGTCTGGCGAGACGCCCCGAAGGTCCAGGGGGACCCCGGCATCCTGTTCCTCCAAGGCACATTGGGGTGGTGGATGCAGAGGGACAGGTGGTGTCCAACATGGATGAATTTCCCCTGGGAAGCACCCCCGATGTGAAGGCCTCCAGCCTGAGGAAAGAACTGGTGGTGAATGGGCAGCTGATCGGGACCGTCTTTCACGACTCGTCCAGCGATGAGGATTCCTGGGGGAAAAATGCCGAGGCTCTGGTTGCCACTTCCACCCGCACCCTGATTTATTCTGGTGCCATTGGTCTGGTGCTTTCCCTGCTGTTTGGGGCATACATCTCGGGCCAGTTGATCCGACCCCTGGAGCGTCTGACCCTTGCTGCAGGTTCACTGAAATTTGGTCGCCAGCAGGAAAAGGTGCCTGTCACCAGCGAGGATGAGGTGGGCACCCTGACCGTGGCTTTCAATGAAATGAGCGAACAACTGGTGAAAGCGGAGCAGCAACGCCGCCAGATGATCGCCGACATTGCCCATGACCTGGGCACCCCCCTCACCGTCGCTTCTGGATACGTGCAATCCATGCACCAGGGGAAGCTTGCAGCCACCAGGGAGCGTCTGGATGTGGTCTATGACGAGCTCCTCCTGCTCCAGAATCTGGTGGATGATTTGCGCCTGCTTTCCCTGGCAGATGCGGGCATGCTCACCTTGCATCGAGATTTCACCCCTCCTGGAGCCCTGATGCAGACTGTGCAGAAAGCCTTTGCTTTCCGGGCCGAGAAGCAGAACATCCGTCTCACCTTGCAACTCGATGATGCCCTGCCCGAAGTGAACCTGGACGTGGAACGCATGCGGCAGGTGCTGGGCAACCTGGTGAACAACGCCCTGCATTACACCCCTGAAGGGGGCGAGATCCGCCTGATGGCCCGCAAGGTGGAAGGGGGAGTGATGCTGCAGGTGCAGGACACCGGAGTGGGGATTCCTGCGGAGAAACTGCCCTTTATTTTCGAGCGGTTTTACCGGGTGGACGAGACCCGCAGCCCGGAGAATGGTGGAGGCTCAGGTTTAGGACTGGCGATTGCCCGTTCGATTGTGGAATTGCATGGCGGCAAAATCTCTGCCCAGAGTGTCCTCAGGCAGGGCACCACCATCAACATTGAGATTCCCGATGGCTGA
- a CDS encoding helix-turn-helix transcriptional regulator, producing the protein MRFCPSPVWPERFTETVGEPPLSYLTRWRMHLAARRLHRKDFTVYQVAHQVGYTSEASFSRAFKRQHGMAPQQFRSQQPSA; encoded by the coding sequence CTGCGGTTTTGTCCTTCTCCGGTCTGGCCAGAGCGGTTCACTGAAACGGTGGGAGAACCTCCCCTTTCATACCTGACCCGGTGGCGCATGCACCTGGCTGCGCGGCGGCTGCATCGCAAGGATTTCACGGTGTATCAGGTGGCCCACCAGGTGGGGTACACTTCGGAGGCTTCTTTCAGTCGGGCGTTCAAAAGGCAGCACGGGATGGCTCCCCAGCAGTTTCGCAGCCAGCAACCCTCAGCTTGA
- a CDS encoding ROK family transcriptional regulator, with translation MTSARERVYQALKKGPATRPELAKRTGLSGVAVITAVEELQQARLAALDEPPLPGQRGRPASQVRLLLEEARITAVDLGGPQVLVGAFNLLGERQQYSLQGTTRHQISADREANVNWLCDLLECQGTAHQSVIGVLGRVDPETRRVTSRPLNLQDDPLEEVLSDRLGWPVRVENDANLAAWHHWTLLSLRPRDPLVFLNFSYGIELGLVLGGQVYCGARGAAGELAYAADPNRRNPTEVLASRLLGYLQWLVPEGSTTDVAAMAHRGDRAAQRVLQRFNQDLAVHLTSVVATLDPKVLVLQDLPLASELLRDEVRFTFAELGFDVRVLISPLGPLGGLTSAGAFGAQVLERTRLESVPSRG, from the coding sequence ATGACCTCTGCCCGTGAGCGGGTGTACCAGGCCCTCAAAAAGGGACCAGCCACCCGTCCTGAACTGGCGAAACGCACAGGGCTCAGTGGGGTTGCGGTGATCACAGCGGTGGAAGAGCTCCAGCAGGCCAGGCTCGCAGCACTGGATGAGCCCCCCCTGCCAGGACAGCGGGGCCGTCCTGCCTCCCAGGTGCGTCTGCTTCTCGAAGAGGCCCGCATCACCGCTGTAGACCTCGGGGGGCCTCAGGTGCTTGTGGGAGCATTCAATCTGCTGGGGGAGCGTCAGCAGTATTCCCTGCAGGGAACGACCCGGCACCAGATTTCTGCTGATCGGGAGGCAAATGTGAACTGGCTCTGCGATCTGCTTGAGTGTCAGGGCACGGCCCACCAGTCGGTCATTGGGGTGCTGGGCCGGGTGGACCCTGAGACCCGTCGGGTCACCAGTCGCCCCCTGAACCTGCAGGATGATCCTCTGGAAGAGGTGCTGTCTGATCGGCTGGGCTGGCCTGTGCGGGTGGAAAACGATGCCAACCTTGCTGCATGGCACCACTGGACTTTGCTCAGCCTGCGCCCGAGGGACCCTCTGGTGTTCCTGAATTTCAGTTATGGCATTGAACTGGGGCTGGTGCTGGGAGGGCAGGTTTATTGCGGGGCCAGAGGTGCAGCAGGTGAGCTCGCATATGCTGCCGATCCAAACCGCCGAAATCCCACAGAAGTGCTTGCCTCCAGATTGCTTGGGTATCTGCAGTGGCTGGTTCCAGAAGGGTCCACCACCGATGTGGCTGCCATGGCCCACCGTGGAGACAGGGCTGCACAGAGGGTCTTGCAGCGATTCAACCAGGACCTTGCGGTGCACCTGACCTCGGTGGTGGCCACCCTGGACCCGAAAGTGCTGGTGCTGCAGGATTTGCCACTGGCTTCAGAGCTCCTCAGGGATGAGGTGCGGTTCACATTTGCAGAGCTGGGTTTTGATGTCAGGGTGCTGATCAGCCCGCTGGGACCGCTGGGAGGGCTGACTTCTGCGGGGGCTTTCGGTGCACAGGTGCTGGAGCGCACCCGTCTGGAAAGTGTCCCCTCCAGAGGATGA
- a CDS encoding DUF2171 domain-containing protein, with amino-acid sequence MTYSPEIRRGMMVLCDRGILRGIVDCADDQHIQITLNASGEQVWVPVTSVREVEDDVHLRWSNKELMDNAYLRRPMQG; translated from the coding sequence ATGACCTACAGTCCAGAAATCCGGCGTGGCATGATGGTGCTGTGCGACAGGGGCATCCTGCGCGGCATCGTGGACTGTGCCGACGATCAGCACATTCAGATCACCCTGAACGCCTCGGGGGAGCAGGTGTGGGTGCCTGTCACGTCTGTCCGTGAAGTGGAAGACGATGTGCACTTGAGGTGGAGCAACAAGGAACTGATGGACAACGCCTACCTGCGCAGACCCATGCAGGGCTGA
- a CDS encoding DUF3592 domain-containing protein, whose product MRPGQIIVFFLGLLLVAFPVFLEIRLTHRYLETRNWPTTITTDLELTSVSTGKGFYYRASYSYFVTGTRFEGKAILMEDLFERHRTGHSGNEQWHRVYYDPDHPQDAFLIRQYPWTSFLHVLLLGCMVWGLGIIRGVVPYFEVWWRSRQPRSLHNNPEATGKPGRP is encoded by the coding sequence ATGCGACCAGGACAGATCATTGTGTTCTTTTTGGGATTGCTGCTTGTCGCTTTTCCAGTTTTTCTGGAAATCCGGCTGACGCATCGTTATCTGGAGACACGCAACTGGCCCACCACCATCACCACGGATCTGGAGTTGACCTCCGTCAGCACGGGCAAAGGATTCTATTACCGTGCCAGTTACTCTTATTTCGTCACCGGGACACGCTTTGAAGGGAAGGCCATTTTGATGGAAGACCTGTTTGAACGCCATCGAACGGGACATTCAGGGAATGAACAGTGGCACAGGGTTTATTACGATCCAGACCATCCGCAGGACGCGTTTCTGATCCGACAGTATCCCTGGACGTCTTTCTTGCATGTGCTGCTTCTGGGCTGCATGGTCTGGGGCCTGGGCATCATCAGAGGGGTTGTTCCCTATTTTGAGGTCTGGTGGAGGTCTCGCCAGCCCCGATCCCTGCACAACAATCCTGAAGCGACCGGGAAACCAGGACGTCCATGA
- the atzF gene encoding allophanate hydrolase encodes MPEILNPENMTIARLLEGYHTGKFTVSQMMDQVHEAVSASPEHVWIQRLSREELQVYVDGLAAKDPGALPLYGIPFAIKDNIDLAGVPTTAACPDYAYLPEQSAFVVQRLIDAGAIPVGKTNLDQFATGLNGTRSPYGIPGNAINPEYIPGGSSSGSAVAVALGQVSFSLGTDTAGSGRVPAAFHGLVGLKPTRGVLSMTGVVPACRTLDTVSIFALNSQDAAAVFSVVAQNDPADPFGRSLKPHGVDFAALPSFRVGVPRADQLEFFGDAEYQRLFAEAVEKTTTLGANVIELDFQPFLDAARLLYEGPWVAERYRTAKDLLQSHPEALLPVTRTIISKGEHFTAAATFEALERLAVLKKTCDQVWSQVDCILTPTAGTIYTIEELLNDPIQLNTNLGHYTNFMNLLDYSAIALPAGFRTAGLPFGVTLFAPAHQDLPLLRLGHRWEGQVLPFSSSASQVEVAVCGAHLEGLPLNWQLTSRGGRLVRKTRSSAEYRFYALAGGPPYRPGMVRVAEGGVSVDMEIWSLPVEHFGSFVAGIPAPLGIGTVRLEDGGSVLGFVCESAGTIGATDISDLGSWRTYLKSPVK; translated from the coding sequence ATGCCTGAGATTCTGAACCCTGAGAACATGACCATTGCCCGTCTGCTGGAAGGCTACCACACTGGAAAATTCACTGTGTCGCAGATGATGGACCAGGTGCATGAGGCTGTATCGGCCTCTCCTGAGCACGTGTGGATTCAAAGGCTCTCCAGAGAGGAACTGCAGGTTTATGTGGATGGCCTCGCTGCAAAGGACCCTGGAGCATTGCCGCTATATGGAATTCCTTTTGCCATCAAGGACAACATCGATCTGGCAGGGGTCCCCACCACTGCAGCCTGTCCAGATTATGCTTACCTTCCAGAGCAAAGTGCTTTTGTGGTGCAACGCCTGATTGACGCTGGGGCCATTCCTGTCGGGAAAACCAATCTGGACCAGTTCGCCACCGGGCTGAATGGAACCCGCTCTCCTTACGGCATCCCTGGTAACGCCATCAACCCTGAGTACATTCCTGGAGGCTCCAGTTCAGGATCTGCGGTTGCCGTTGCCCTTGGGCAGGTCAGCTTTTCACTGGGGACCGACACGGCGGGTTCCGGACGTGTCCCGGCAGCGTTTCATGGTCTGGTGGGCCTGAAACCCACCCGTGGGGTGCTCTCCATGACCGGAGTGGTTCCGGCCTGTCGGACCCTGGACACCGTTTCGATTTTTGCCCTGAACAGCCAGGATGCTGCGGCAGTGTTTTCGGTGGTGGCTCAGAACGATCCTGCTGATCCTTTTGGCAGGTCCCTGAAACCCCATGGTGTGGATTTTGCTGCCCTCCCCTCTTTCAGGGTGGGTGTTCCCAGAGCAGACCAGCTGGAATTTTTTGGGGATGCAGAATACCAGAGACTCTTTGCTGAAGCTGTGGAGAAAACCACAACGCTGGGAGCAAACGTCATTGAACTGGATTTCCAGCCTTTTCTGGATGCTGCCCGTTTGCTTTATGAGGGGCCCTGGGTGGCAGAAAGGTACCGCACTGCAAAAGACCTGCTGCAGTCCCATCCTGAGGCCCTGCTGCCTGTGACCCGCACCATCATCTCAAAAGGAGAGCATTTTACAGCTGCAGCCACTTTTGAAGCCCTGGAACGACTGGCGGTGCTGAAAAAGACCTGCGATCAGGTCTGGTCACAGGTGGACTGCATCCTCACCCCCACTGCAGGCACCATCTACACCATCGAAGAGTTGCTGAATGATCCCATTCAGCTGAACACCAACCTGGGCCATTACACCAACTTCATGAACCTGCTGGATTATTCGGCCATTGCACTGCCTGCAGGGTTCAGGACGGCTGGATTGCCTTTTGGTGTGACTTTGTTTGCCCCTGCACATCAGGACCTTCCATTGCTCAGGCTGGGACACCGCTGGGAAGGTCAGGTTCTCCCTTTCTCCTCCAGTGCCTCTCAGGTCGAGGTTGCTGTGTGTGGAGCCCACCTGGAAGGTTTGCCTCTGAACTGGCAACTGACCTCCAGAGGGGGGCGTCTGGTCCGCAAAACCCGCTCCAGTGCAGAATACCGGTTCTATGCCCTTGCAGGTGGGCCACCTTACCGTCCTGGTATGGTTCGTGTTGCTGAAGGCGGGGTCAGTGTGGACATGGAAATCTGGTCCCTTCCGGTGGAACATTTTGGCAGCTTTGTGGCAGGCATTCCTGCCCCTCTGGGCATTGGCACGGTGCGCCTGGAAGATGGAGGATCTGTGCTGGGCTTCGTCTGCGAAAGTGCTGGAACCATTGGAGCCACCGACATCAGTGATCTGGGAAGCTGGAGGACCTACCTGAAGTCCCCTGTGAAATGA